Part of the Labrenzia sp. PHM005 genome is shown below.
GAATTTTACGCCGAGTTCGCTCTTGGCCGTTTCGATGCCTTCAGCAACCATTGCATCCCACTGCTTGCGATGGAAATCCATGGATTCTTTGGCCGCTTTAGTCAAAGCGCCCTTATGCTCATCGCTCAGCTCACCCCAAGATTTGGTCGAAATCATCACAACAGACGGGATCATTGTGTGGCCGTCGTTGGAATAGACCTTGCTGACCTCGCCGTGACGGGCGGACGTCAGAGCCAATGGGTTGTTTTCAGCGCCATCAACAACACCTTGCTGCAGGGCGCTGTAGAGTTCACCCCAGGCGATCGGGGTCGGGTTACCGCCGAGCAACTCAACCATGCGGATCGCGGATGGGCTCGGCTGTACGCGGATCTTCATGCCCTGCAGATCGGCCGGGGAATTGATTTCCTTGTTGGCGTAGAAAGACCGGGCGCCTTCAACGTAGTAGGCAACACCGATGAAGCCCTTGTCTTCGGATGCAGAGAGAATGTCAGCACCGATGTCGCCGCTGAGAACGTCGTAATAGTGATCGTCGTTGACGAAAATATACGGCAGATTCAACGCGCCATAAGATTCTTCAAAAGCTTCCAATTCCGACGCATTGGAGCGCGCCATATCGAGCGCACCATTTTGCATGAGCTCCATGGATTCACGCTGCGTACCCAGCTGCGCATTGGCATAGATGCGGATCTTCAAATCACCACCGGTCATTTCTTCCAGGCGCTCAGCCATGAACTCCATGGACTTGTGCAGCGGATGATCTTCCGGATTGTTGTGATTGAGGCGCAATGTTTTTGCGTGGGCAGCTGAGCCCAGCGCAACGGCACCGACGGCCAAGAGAGCCGCGACCTTGATGAACTTCGACATGAATTCCTCCCAGATGCAGTCCGACCGGGGGGTATTCGCTTCCAATTGGAAGGCCCACGGCCCTGAGTGTCACGGCTGGATGCGCCGTTGAGGCCGAATTGTTCGTCCAATTTTGCAAAT
Proteins encoded:
- a CDS encoding TRAP transporter substrate-binding protein, with translation MSKFIKVAALLAVGAVALGSAAHAKTLRLNHNNPEDHPLHKSMEFMAERLEEMTGGDLKIRIYANAQLGTQRESMELMQNGALDMARSNASELEAFEESYGALNLPYIFVNDDHYYDVLSGDIGADILSASEDKGFIGVAYYVEGARSFYANKEINSPADLQGMKIRVQPSPSAIRMVELLGGNPTPIAWGELYSALQQGVVDGAENNPLALTSARHGEVSKVYSNDGHTMIPSVVMISTKSWGELSDEHKGALTKAAKESMDFHRKQWDAMVAEGIETAKSELGVKFVEVEKGPFIEAVLPMHEEAAKKSEKVADLIKRIKEIAPK